One Pochonia chlamydosporia 170 chromosome 5, whole genome shotgun sequence DNA segment encodes these proteins:
- a CDS encoding ubiquitin C-terminal hydrolase (similar to Cordyceps militaris CM01 XP_006672929.1), which yields MNSRQPQFTNFYDDRVGAHRHVQSSDHILDRLGGPTILITAAVLLVAFVAKVYNLELSLDAIVYSASTYLWDITVFIVPNQLVVALDHWLNPGSMIESAPVTHAAKSEAMRRIMGLDRSGGMMESVFQARSRALSVTGSVFGLKLDPERPAGLGNRDNSCYQNSILQGLASLPSFPEYLSACVRAIDMQGPTNDVAHTLRSLIADLNDATNNGRTIWTPSLLKSMSTWTQQDAQEYYSKVLDDIDRSVAKAVKSMRRYSGLEADCIKDDSATSEHSDDSGYQSLSSTPDLAAKKTLRNPLEGLLAQRVACVQCGYSEGLSMIPFNCLTLSLGLDKNQHDLYERLDSYSRVEAIEGVECPKCTLLKAQRLLTKLLDKFKESGSTSEQMQAPLQRLEAVELALEEDHFDDKTVTEKCKISPQGKVNTTKTKQIVIARPPQSLAIHVNRSVFDPRTFDMIKNSAPVSFPLTLDLGPWCLGSAEDVEEKRASKASSDDGSSEEQWLLDPKASMIAGDLSPSRLTGPIYELRAAVTHYGRHENGHYICYRKYPDSEVPKEEDLPPPVLDASIDGEETDGASEDEKKPFTPPRGQNSGWWRLSDHNVSKVDEDVVMSLSPGVFMLFYECVDPSMILQSEADSMEDAQEASTPNSEGYETLDEAEVEQEDDAGEPELLPDGPSLLSEQPAISSSASDTSAPETIDTTTDTIDAPTIVTSAPSSVSNWTHEEDEVHKSKAED from the coding sequence ATGAATTCACGACAGCCCCAATTCACGAACTTTTATGACGACCGCGTAGGCGCTCATCGGCACGTTCAGTCTTCCGACCACATCCTGGATCGCTTGGGCGGGCCAACGATTCTGATAACTGCCGCCGTGCTCCTGGTCGCATTCGTAGCCAAAGTCTACAACCTAGAGCTGTCCCTGGACGCCATCGTATACTCTGCATCGACCTACTTGTGGGACATTACCGTCTTCATAGTGCCAAATCAACTAGTTGTTGCCCTGGATCACTGGCTAAACCCTGGTTCAATGATCGAGTCCGCCCCAGTCACACATGCCGCGAAGAGCGAGGCCATGAGGAGGATAATGGGTCTGGACCGCTCAGGCGGTATGATGGAATCCGTCTTTCAAGCTAGAAGCAGGGCTTTGTCTGTCACGGGAAGTGTTTTTGGATTGAAGTTGGATCCTGAGCGACCGGCGGGCCTGGGTAATCGCGATAACTCGTGCTATCAGAACAGCATTTTACAAGGACTTGCATCTCTTCCCTCTTTTCCCGAGTACCTATCAGCATGTGTACGAGCTATTGATATGCAAGGACCAACGAACGATGTAGCGCATACGCTGAGATCTCTTATCGCCGATTTGAACGATGCCACAAATAATGGAAGAACCATCTGGACTCCTAGTTTGCTGAAATCCATGAGCACATGGACTCAACAAGATGCACAAGAGTATTATTCCAAGGTCCTCGACGATATTGACAGGAGCGTGGCGAAGGCCGTCAAATCCATGCGCCGGTATTCCGGGCTGGAAGCAGATTGCATCAAGGACGATTCGGCCACGAGTGAGCATAGCGACGACAGCGGATATCAAAGCCTGTCGTCTACCCCAGACCTGGCGGCAAAGAAGACATTGCGGAACCCACTGGAGGGTCTTCTGGCGCAGCGGGTAGCCTGTGTCCAGTGTGGTTACTCGGAGGGCTTATCCATGATCCCGTTCAACTGTTTGACACTCAGTCTTGGCCTGGATAAGAATCAACACGACCTCTATGAGAGACTTGATTCCTACAGCCGAGTCGAAGCAATCGAAGGTGTCGAGTGTCCCAAGTGCACCCTCCTCAAAGCCCAGAGGCTTCTCACGAAACTATTGGACAAGTTCAAGGAGAGTGGCTCAACTTCTGAACAAATGCAAGCACCTCTCCAGAggcttgaagctgttgagcTAGCTCTTGAGGAGGACCATTTCGATGACAAGACGGTTACTGAGAAGTGCAAGATTTCGCCGCAAGGAAAGGTCAACACAACCAAGACGAAGCAAATCGTCATCGCCCGACCTCCCCAGAGCCTCGCAATCCATGTCAATAGGTCTGTTTTCGATCCACGAACTTTTGATATGATCAAGAACTCAGCACCTGTTTCCTTCCCACTGACCCTGGATCTTGGTCCGTGGTGTCTGGGTAGTGCAGAAGATGTCGAGGAAAAGCGGGCTAGTAAGGCTAGTAGTGATGACGGATCGAGCGAGGAGCAGTGGCTCTTGGACCCCAAAGCATCCATGATTGCCGGCGATTTGAGTCCATCCCGGTTGACAGGGCCCATCTACGAATTACGAGCGGCGGTGACACATTACGGACGTCATGAAAACGGCCACTATATATGTTATAGGAAGTATCCTGACTCAGAGGTCCCAAAAGAGGAGGACCTGCCACCTCCTGTGCTTGATGCTTCCATTGATGGAGAGGAGACAGATGGAGCCTCGGAGGACGAAAAGAAGCCATTCACACCGCCTCGTGGACAAAATTCGGGCTGGTGGCGGCTGAGCGACCACAATGTGAGCAAGGTCGACGAAGACGTGGTAATGTCCCTCTCGCCAGGCGTCTTTATGCTGTTTTACGAATGCGTGGACCCTAGCATGATCCTGCAAAGCGAAGCGGATAGCATGGaagatgctcaagaagcCTCGACACCAAACTCGGAAGGGTATGAGACGTTGGACGAGGCTGAAGTCgagcaagaagatgatgccggCGAGCCGGAATTGTTACCCGATGGGCCGAGTCTGTTGTCAGAGCAGCCAGCTATTTCAAGTTCCGCAAGCGATACATCTGCCCCGGAGACCATTGACACCACTACCGACACTATAGACGCACCAACTATTGTCACGTCTGCGCCATCCAGTGTATCCAACTGGACAcatgaggaagacgaggttCACAAGAGCAAGGCTGAGGACTGA